In Rhodamnia argentea isolate NSW1041297 chromosome 11, ASM2092103v1, whole genome shotgun sequence, one genomic interval encodes:
- the LOC115733646 gene encoding tyrosine N-monooxygenase-like, with the protein MISVNSMALLFIVLILFLMHIMKLKFWSIHNNGKCSAPTSPGPSPWPIIGCVPEMLRQKPTFRWIHRLMKEMDTNIACIRLGNVHVIPVTCPEIAREFLTKHDAKFSSRPPSMASRTCSGGYLTAILTPYGTQWKKMRRVLVSEIISPARHRWLKDRRTEEADNLVKYIYNRSKSLSQTVNVRTATRQYTANVTRQIMFSKRWFGEERADGGPTVAEEEHVEAVYTILKYLFAFCISDYFPWLVGLDLDGHERLVKEAISTVKKYHDPIIDSRIGKWRRFGHSNEEPTSDEPHDLLDVLITLKDSEGKPLLTLEEIKAQVTEIMFASIDNPANAVEWALAEMINQPEMLKTAMDELDRVVGKERLVQECDIPHLNYIKACAREAFRLHPIRPFVPTHMAMSDAVVAGYFIPKGSHVLLSRPGLGRNPKVWNNPLEFRPERHLTSECTEVQLTEPDLRFISFSTGRRSCVAPLFGTAMTVMLLARMVQGFNWKAPRDVTSINLDESIEDMFPVDPVIAHAEPRLPLHLYP; encoded by the exons ATGATCTCCGTCAATTCTATGGCCCTACTCTTCATAGTTCTGATCCTTTTCCTTATGCACATAATGAAATTAAAGTTCTGGAGTATCCACAACAATGGAAAATGTAG TGCCCCAACTTCCCCCGGTCCTTCCCCGTGGCCCATCATTGGCTGTGTACCCGAAATGCTGCGGCAAAAGCCAACTTTCCGGTGGATACATCGCCTGATGAAGGAGATGGACACCAACATTGCATGTATCCGGCTGGGCAATGTTCACGTCATTCCCGTGACGTGCCCTGAAATCGCCCGAGAATTCCTCACGAAGCACGATGCCAAATTTTCATCTAGGCCTCCTTCGATGGCATCACGAACGTGCAGTGGCGGATATCTCACAGCAATTCTAACTCCTTATGGCACTCAATGGAAGAAAATGAGGAGAGTTCTAGTTTCAGAAATAATTTCGCCTGCAAGACATCGTTGGCTCAAGGATAGAAGAACCGAAGAAGCGGACAATCTGGTTAAGTACATCTACAATCGAAGCAAAAGCTTGAGCCAAACTGTAAATGTGAGGACCGCCACCAGACAATACACTGCAAATGTGACGCGACAAATAATGTTTAGTAAAAGATGGTTCGGAGAGGAAAGGGCAGACGGCGGACCGACCGTTGCTGAGGAAGAGCACGTTGAGGCGGTTTATACTATACTTAAGTATTTATTCGCATTTTGCATATCTGATTATTTTCCTTGGTTGGTAGGGCTTGATTTAGAtggtcatgaaaggttagtTAAAGAGGCTATCAGCACTGTGAAAAAATATCATGACCCCATAATTGACTCGAGGATCGGAAAATGGAGGAGGTTCGGCCATTCGAACGAGGAACCTACCAGCGATGAGCCTCATGATTTGCTTGATGTTCTGATTACGCTCAAAGATTCCGAGGGAAAGCCACTACTTACACTAGAAGAAATCAAAGCACAAGTGACG GAAATAATGTTCGCAAGTATTGACAATCCCGCAAACGCAGTTGAATGGGCCTTGGCCGAGATGATAAACCAACCCGAAATGCTGAAGACAGCAATGGATGAATTAGACAGGGTCGTTGGTAAAGAGAGACTGGTCCAAGAATGTGACATCCCACATCTTAATTACATCAAAGCGTGCGCTCGAGAAGCCTTCAGGCTCCATCCAATCAGACCTTTCGTCCCTACGCACATGGCCATGTCCGATGCTGTCGTTGCCGGCTACTTTATCCCAAAGGGAAGTCATGTGCTGTTGAGTCGTCCTGGTCTCGGGCGAAACCCTAAGGTCTGGAACAACCCACTCGAGTTTCGGCCGGAGCGGCACTTGACTAGTGAGTGCACTGAAGTTCAGCTCACAGAGCCAGACTTACGCTTCATTTCCTTCAGCACCGGACGGCGCAGCTGCGTGGCTCCGTTGTTTGGGACTGCAATGACAGTCATGCTTCTCGCTAGGATGGTTCAAGGGTTTAACTGGAAAGCACCCCGTGATGTCACGAGCATCAACCTTGATGAGTCCATCGAAGATATGTTTCCCGTTGATCCGGTCATTGCTCATGCCGAACCGCGTTTGCCATTACATCTCTATCCGTGA
- the LOC125312866 gene encoding tyrosine N-monooxygenase-like yields MISTISVALLFIVLIHFLVHKTKLTFRCILENGKSVPQLPPGPSPWPIIGCVPEMLRQKPTFRWIHRLMKEMDTNIACIRLGNVHVIPVTCPEIAREFLTKHDAKFSSRPPSMASRTCSGGYLTAILTPYGTQWKKMRRVLVSEIISPARRRWLKDRRTEEADNLVKYIYNRSKSLSQTVNVRTATRQYTANVTRQIMFSKRWFGEERADGGPTVAEEEHVEAVYTILKYLFAFCISDYFPWLVGLDLDGHERLVKEAISTVKKYHDPIIDSRIGKWRRFGHSNEEPTSDEPHDLLDVLITLKDSEGKPLLTLEEIKAQVTEIMFASIDNPANAVEWALAEMINQPEMLKTAMDELDRVVGKERLVQECDIPHLNYIKACAREAFRLHPIRPFVPTHMAMSDAVVAGYFIPKGSHVLLSRPGLGRNPKVWNNPLEFRPERHLTSECTEVQLTEPDLRFISFSTGRRSCVAPLFGTAMTVMLLARMVQGFNWKAPRDVTSINLDESIEDMFPVDPVIAHAEPRLPLYLYP; encoded by the exons ATGATCTCCACCATTTCTGTGGCCCTACTCTTTATAGTTCTGATCCATTTCCTTGTACACAAGACGAAATTAACGTTCAGGTGTATCCTCGAAAATGGAAAATCAGTGCCCCAACTTCCCCCCGGTCCTTCCCCGTGGCCCATCATTGGCTGTGTACCCGAAATGCTGCGGCAAAAGCCAACTTTCCGGTGGATACATCGCCTGATGAAGGAGATGGACACCAACATTGCATGTATCCGGCTGGGCAATGTTCACGTCATTCCCGTGACGTGCCCTGAAATCGCCCGAGAATTCCTCACGAAGCACGATGCCAAATTTTCATCTAGGCCTCCTTCGATGGCATCACGAACGTGCAGTGGCGGATATCTCACAGCAATTCTAACTCCTTATGGCACTCAATGGAAGAAAATGAGGAGAGTTCTAGTTTCAGAAATAATTTCGCCTGCAAGACGTCGTTGGCTCAAGGATAGAAGAACCGAAGAAGCGGACAATCTGGTTAAGTACATCTACAATCGAAGCAAAAGCTTGAGCCAAACTGTAAATGTGAGGACCGCCACCAGACAATACACTGCAAATGTGACGCGACAAATAATGTTTAGTAAAAGATGGTTCGGAGAGGAAAGGGCAGACGGCGGACCGACCGTTGCTGAGGAAGAGCACGTTGAGGCGGTTTATACTATACTTAAGTATTTATTCGCATTTTGCATATCTGATTATTTTCCTTGGTTGGTAGGGCTTGATTTAGAtggtcatgaaaggttagtTAAAGAGGCTATCAGCACTGTGAAAAAATATCATGACCCCATAATTGACTCGAGGATCGGAAAATGGAGGAGGTTCGGCCATTCGAACGAGGAACCTACCAGCGATGAGCCTCATGATTTGCTTGATGTTCTGATTACGCTCAAAGATTCCGAGGGAAAGCCACTACTTACACTAGAAGAAATCAAAGCACAAGTGACG GAAATAATGTTCGCAAGTATTGACAATCCCGCAAACGCAGTTGAATGGGCCTTGGCCGAGATGATAAACCAACCCGAAATGCTGAAGACAGCAATGGATGAATTAGACAGGGTCGTTGGTAAAGAGAGACTGGTCCAAGAATGTGACATCCCACATCTTAATTACATCAAAGCGTGCGCTCGAGAAGCCTTCAGGCTCCATCCAATCAGACCTTTCGTCCCTACGCACATGGCCATGTCCGATGCTGTCGTTGCCGGCTACTTTATCCCAAAGGGAAGTCATGTGCTGTTGAGTCGTCCTGGTCTCGGGCGAAACCCTAAGGTCTGGAACAACCCACTCGAGTTTCGGCCGGAGCGGCACTTGACTAGTGAGTGCACTGAAGTTCAGCTCACAGAGCCAGACTTACGCTTCATTTCCTTCAGCACCGGACGGCGCAGCTGCGTGGCTCCGTTGTTTGGGACTGCGATGACAGTCATGCTTCTCGCTAGGATGGTTCAAGGGTTTAACTGGAAAGCACCCCGTGATGTCACGAGCATCAACCTTGATGAGTCCATCGAAGATATGTTTCCCGTTGATCCGGTCATTGCTCATGCCGAACCGCGTTTGCCATTATATCTCTATCCGTGA